In Theileria equi strain WA chromosome 3, complete sequence, the genomic window AGTGTTCTGATGCTAAATTTTTGACTGAAGTGCAGTTTAAATTCAAGAATGACCATAAACTCATTTAAATTCAGGAAAACGTAAAACAAGACAAAACTGACGAAGTTAATGTGATTATTGAcgatgaagatgatggatTCACATTTATACTCGAAGGGGACGACGTTGAACCCAAGCCAAAGGTGACCAAGAAGTACTCGAAACCGTCTCTTTACAAGAAGAAAGGTGAGTTGTATGTGTACATCACAGCAGAGACGTTTGTCACGCGCAGAATGTGGGCTTAGCAGGTTTATGGCTAGTTTGCCGGCAGATGAACTGGCCATGTGCTCTAGCTCCTACGCGTGATTGCTGTAGACTCTTGAATACCTACCATTTCTTATGGTTGCAAATGAGTCATTTGCGCATATTATAGAAATGGTGACTAGTTGCAAAGTATAGACAAGGCGAACATGAAAGtctctaatggagtaaGGGCACTACTACTGCCCAAATCTCCAAAGGGAATGCTGCATTAAAATGGGAGGAGGAATGATGTCTTTTAAACAAATTACGGATAAACAGCAAACTAGTCCTCATGAAGTTCTGGCCTGGAGTATGAGTTTTGATGACGGAAAGGACTAGAACATTTTGGAAACTTGAAACGTACAACAGTGGATGGGTCCCAGTTAAACTGGGTCATGCAGTTATATCTTCTTGGAGCTTCTGTAACTGATGGACGTCGTAGCGCCGATCCTTGGTAACTAGGCGTATTCACAGCTCTTCTAATCCGTAGTTGGTCTTGTTGAGATCTTGGAGTGGATCGTGAAAAAGAGTCTTACAGAACCCACTCCATAACGTGGCTGAAGGACATAGACTGCACGGAAATACCAAAGTGTGACGTTTATATAGCTGAAAGATCCAGTAATTAACCCTTCGGAACGTGATTGAGGGTAAGAGTGACGTGTAATGTTTACCAAGGAAGGAGATGACTGTTAACCTACAAATTCGGGGCTTCCAAACCATACATTCACTGCCACATGCCATAAAGGATATTAATCTCTACCATTTTTGAGTATATCCGGGAATCTTGCTCCTTTTGGCCATTCCGATGGGGTCCTTGAATGAAGGAATGGATATTCCATTCTCCGGGTTATATACACTGTCGAAGAGGGACTAAGGAGGATAAACGCTCTAGAATGTTTAAAATGCCAAATTTGAGGCCCGTGGTTAGATGAGATGCGGTTTTTACCATTGTGCATTGTTACCTTGCTCATCCTCTACACAGTCTTCTATTTAACTAGGCGAACCTATGCCATTGGCGCAGCTGAAATTGGTGATGATGTAGCTGGGAATGTTCGAGGAAAGTCGTCTGGGAAGGGGGATAAAGCACCTTGCGGGAAACCCGTGGAGACTAGATCAAATATCAAGGGTCGACAAGGTCAACTGAGACGCAATTCTCGGGGACCAGAAACAGCACAATCTTCACATTTATCTCAACAGGCTACACTTGAAGATCCTCTGGTACTTTCCGAaatttcttcctcatccGTTGATGACATTCTTGGAGAAAGTTTTCTATATGATGTCGAGCTAGATGACgaagatgagg contains:
- a CDS encoding hypothetical protein (encoded by transcript BEWA_000650A); protein product: MSDPGCDSFDLYEGLDEFAEILPVEVPSEDPVAENVKQDKTDEVNVIIDDEDDGFTFILEGDDVEPKPKVTKKYSKPSLYKKKGELYVYITAETFVTRRMWA